A window of Pedobacter lusitanus contains these coding sequences:
- a CDS encoding polymorphic toxin type 15 domain-containing protein, translating into MGHKRITEKDFWVCTEGNMPAQLQSTQTTTKKSSGEKYITIKDTSTSSWIDFSCRKAMLIYAIIAAAVVVIAAMTVATGGAALIALGALAGLAGAAWGAVVGALLCGQTAAKGRKWVEVPKSKMTAIQGVRQITGDCTMTCMVGGVISFKPEIKNWSQAVSLGAANYIGGLMEGMMAGAAIGMGGAALSGGAGAFGAGGMRGLGQAALQFAKSAPINVLRNIGASFGYAGAGASTSAVYTTAAAAIGLRGLTSAQAGLQHYGSTGESGWGAAGKGVFGMETGMYHSVNNLTTFHNPETGAFEWQGTWQDVAGLALLLSPVHKAAEEAKGKTKGEEPVQDGENKADEPVQDSEEVVQDANVHNEAPEGQQGELAAFEATVAKLNEIKAEDFKRNPKHDAAEFKKQIEGQEKGLNDLTVEEFLKNREEYKKDGRSKEGSKAQKDYREKIKAEKIKEYRKHDRTLSYDDAKAKAEADMKDKAALHDPDQIAGGHGTNITGLGDSGINSSLGSQWKTRIDKIEAAVKEQAKNMTPEQMKNTKLNIKLPWN; encoded by the coding sequence ATGGGGCATAAAAGAATTACGGAAAAGGATTTTTGGGTCTGTACCGAAGGCAATATGCCGGCCCAGCTTCAGTCAACTCAAACAACGACGAAGAAAAGTTCGGGTGAAAAATATATTACCATTAAGGATACTTCTACCAGCAGCTGGATTGATTTTAGTTGTAGAAAAGCTATGCTTATTTATGCAATTATTGCTGCTGCGGTAGTTGTCATAGCAGCTATGACTGTGGCTACCGGGGGAGCAGCACTGATAGCCCTTGGTGCACTGGCCGGACTAGCCGGGGCAGCATGGGGCGCTGTGGTAGGTGCATTATTATGCGGACAGACAGCAGCTAAAGGAAGAAAATGGGTAGAAGTTCCTAAAAGCAAAATGACTGCTATACAGGGAGTACGTCAGATTACCGGAGATTGTACTATGACCTGTATGGTCGGCGGAGTAATTTCTTTCAAACCTGAGATCAAAAACTGGAGCCAGGCTGTTTCTCTTGGAGCAGCGAACTATATCGGCGGATTAATGGAAGGGATGATGGCTGGGGCAGCGATTGGTATGGGAGGAGCTGCTCTTAGCGGAGGAGCAGGTGCATTTGGTGCTGGTGGAATGAGAGGACTTGGTCAGGCAGCTTTGCAGTTTGCAAAGAGCGCTCCTATAAATGTACTGAGAAATATTGGTGCTTCTTTTGGTTATGCGGGGGCGGGAGCCAGTACATCAGCTGTTTATACAACGGCAGCTGCGGCTATCGGGCTGCGTGGACTTACCTCAGCTCAGGCCGGTTTACAACATTACGGCAGTACAGGAGAATCAGGCTGGGGAGCTGCCGGTAAAGGTGTCTTCGGTATGGAAACAGGAATGTATCATTCTGTAAACAATCTGACTACTTTTCATAATCCGGAAACAGGTGCGTTTGAATGGCAGGGTACCTGGCAGGATGTAGCGGGGTTGGCATTACTGCTTTCTCCGGTTCATAAAGCGGCAGAGGAAGCTAAAGGGAAAACAAAAGGAGAGGAGCCTGTACAAGATGGAGAAAATAAAGCTGATGAGCCAGTACAGGACAGCGAGGAAGTTGTCCAGGATGCTAATGTTCATAATGAAGCTCCTGAAGGCCAGCAAGGAGAGCTTGCTGCTTTTGAGGCTACTGTGGCAAAACTCAATGAGATAAAGGCAGAAGACTTCAAGCGCAATCCAAAGCATGATGCTGCCGAATTTAAAAAACAGATTGAAGGGCAGGAAAAGGGATTAAATGATTTAACAGTAGAAGAGTTTTTAAAGAATAGAGAAGAATACAAAAAAGACGGTAGATCTAAAGAAGGTAGTAAAGCACAAAAAGATTATAGAGAAAAGATCAAAGCTGAAAAGATTAAAGAATATAGGAAACATGACAGAACATTATCTTATGATGATGCAAAAGCGAAAGCAGAAGCTGATATGAAAGATAAAGCCGCATTACATGATCCTGATCAGATAGCAGGGGGGCATGGAACTAACATTACAGGACTTGGTGATTCCGGTATAAATTCGAGTCTTGGGAGTCAATGGAAAACCAGAATTGACAAAATTGAGGCAGCAGTAAAAGAACAGGCTAAAAATATGACACCAGAGCAAATGAAAAACACAAAATTAAATATTAAGCTACCTTGGAATTAA
- a CDS encoding type VI secretion system Vgr family protein: protein MVNKLIVDISIEQVAITHFSRFTLDQRFNEHHTFELRINHDQVEETGGITLAKSKDFIGKSITIQFARLGDTGTIFTGIITKVEIAQTHGFRGDIVITGYSPDILLNRGPDLGSYLNKDLKSILQQATNDTPQNDLDFQISPAYSAAIDYIIQYKESDFDFINRLSAEYHEWFYYDGRVLHFGKPDKQEEVALIYGRDLQSLQYGMQIAPLNYKKFAYHSQQDELLSAQPSAASSTFSDVSHAISASNDVFSKRFNQPLSVRVNSQREIDTFVNDEHKALVSGLVSISGRGDNAKVGIGKTVNISTSMHNGLDFQVEDFGKFIVTAIHHEIDGVGHYHHTFDGVAADSEKLQVKQFQKPFADMQLADVVDNNDPQGHGRIKVKFKWACQVNDPTEWLRVMTPDAGSSDKVSKNRGFVFIPEKGDQVVVAFEEGNIARPIVMGSVFHGKSGTGGSASNNSKSLTSKSGHTVQLNDGGGITIKDKTGGNHIVVDGQNKVTVTSSQTVVLTNGTAAITLEQDKITIHASEIEIAKKGGKSAKIDINGDTTNINTTDMIITSTNNKINGTKNTMSGENHITGGDTRIDKGDVFIN from the coding sequence ATGGTAAACAAGCTAATTGTAGACATCAGCATAGAGCAGGTGGCTATTACGCATTTCAGTCGTTTTACACTGGACCAGCGTTTCAATGAACATCATACCTTCGAACTTCGCATCAATCATGATCAGGTTGAAGAAACCGGAGGTATTACACTTGCAAAATCTAAAGATTTTATAGGTAAAAGTATAACAATCCAGTTTGCCCGGCTAGGCGATACAGGGACCATTTTTACCGGGATAATTACAAAAGTAGAAATTGCACAAACCCACGGTTTCCGTGGTGATATTGTCATTACGGGCTATAGTCCTGATATTTTATTAAACAGAGGTCCTGATCTGGGATCTTATCTGAATAAGGATCTTAAAAGTATATTGCAGCAGGCCACCAATGATACGCCTCAGAATGATCTTGATTTCCAGATCAGTCCGGCATATAGTGCTGCAATTGATTATATTATACAGTATAAAGAAAGCGATTTTGATTTTATCAATCGTTTATCTGCAGAATATCATGAATGGTTTTACTATGACGGCCGTGTGCTGCATTTCGGTAAACCAGATAAACAGGAAGAAGTCGCATTGATCTATGGACGTGACCTCCAGAGTTTGCAATATGGGATGCAGATCGCTCCGCTTAATTATAAAAAGTTTGCTTATCATTCGCAGCAGGATGAACTATTGAGTGCACAACCTTCTGCTGCCAGCTCTACTTTTTCTGATGTTTCACATGCAATCTCTGCTTCAAATGATGTTTTTAGCAAACGCTTTAATCAGCCTTTAAGTGTAAGGGTTAATTCTCAGCGGGAGATAGATACTTTTGTTAATGATGAACATAAGGCATTAGTCTCAGGGTTGGTGAGTATTTCCGGTCGCGGGGATAATGCAAAAGTTGGCATAGGCAAAACCGTCAATATCAGTACCAGTATGCATAATGGGCTGGATTTTCAGGTAGAAGATTTCGGCAAGTTTATCGTTACTGCGATCCATCATGAAATTGATGGTGTAGGTCATTATCATCACACTTTTGATGGAGTAGCCGCGGATAGTGAAAAATTACAGGTTAAACAGTTTCAGAAGCCGTTTGCTGATATGCAACTGGCAGATGTGGTAGATAATAATGATCCTCAGGGGCATGGCCGGATAAAGGTTAAGTTTAAATGGGCCTGTCAGGTTAATGATCCTACAGAATGGTTGCGCGTCATGACTCCTGATGCAGGAAGCAGTGATAAAGTAAGTAAAAACAGAGGCTTTGTATTCATCCCTGAAAAAGGTGATCAGGTAGTCGTAGCATTCGAAGAAGGGAATATCGCAAGGCCGATTGTAATGGGGAGTGTATTTCACGGGAAAAGCGGAACAGGAGGGAGTGCAAGTAATAATAGTAAGAGCCTTACTTCAAAAAGCGGGCATACCGTTCAGCTGAATGATGGAGGCGGAATTACTATAAAAGATAAAACCGGCGGAAATCATATTGTAGTTGACGGTCAGAATAAAGTAACGGTTACCTCAAGTCAGACTGTGGTCTTGACTAACGGTACTGCTGCAATTACATTGGAGCAGGATAAAATTACAATACATGCTTCTGAAATTGAGATTGCCAAGAAAGGTGGGAAATCTGCGAAAATTGATATTAATGGAGATACAACCAATATCAATACAACAGATATGATTATTACTTCAACGAATAATAAGATTAACGGTACAAAAAATACGATGTCCGGGGAAAATCATATCACCGGAGGAGATACAAGAATTGATAAGGGAGATGTTTTTATTAATTAA
- the tssD gene encoding type VI secretion system tube protein TssD — protein MAFKTRLTLGSKEFDVLQCSYSLNRDVDAKGRPSSGVYGGTIHLEIESTEDTSVIESMVNNQYKPQAGTIVFKKGEEDAKMKELHFEDGYIIQYNEGIAVNDNTPMTLSFVVSARKLKIGNAEHTNDWPKA, from the coding sequence ATGGCATTTAAAACCAGATTGACTCTAGGGTCGAAAGAATTCGATGTGCTGCAGTGCAGCTATTCATTAAACAGAGATGTTGACGCAAAGGGACGTCCATCGTCAGGAGTTTATGGTGGTACAATCCACCTGGAGATTGAATCTACTGAAGATACTTCAGTAATTGAATCTATGGTTAACAATCAGTATAAGCCTCAGGCCGGTACTATTGTTTTCAAAAAAGGTGAAGAAGATGCAAAAATGAAAGAATTGCATTTTGAAGATGGTTACATCATCCAGTACAACGAGGGGATTGCAGTAAATGACAATACTCCTATGACGTTGAGTTTTGTGGTATCAGCACGTAAACTTAAGATTGGTAATGCTGAGCATACCAACGACTGGCCAAAGGCTTAG
- the tssD gene encoding type VI secretion system tube protein TssD gives MAFKARLNFSGKEYDVLHCAYSLNRDVDAKGRPSSGVYGGTIDIVLESTEDTSVIEAMVNNQYKPLAGTLLIKKSEEDAKMKEVHFEDGYIVKYTEGINITGDNPMTLKFQISARKLKAGNAEHVNDWPKA, from the coding sequence ATGGCTTTCAAAGCAAGATTAAACTTTTCGGGCAAGGAGTACGATGTGCTTCATTGTGCCTATTCTCTAAACCGTGATGTAGATGCAAAAGGAAGACCCTCTTCCGGAGTGTATGGTGGAACGATTGATATCGTACTTGAATCTACCGAAGACACCTCTGTCATCGAAGCAATGGTAAACAACCAGTACAAACCTTTAGCAGGTACTCTTTTGATTAAGAAATCGGAAGAAGATGCCAAAATGAAGGAAGTTCATTTTGAAGACGGGTATATTGTGAAATATACCGAAGGAATTAACATCACCGGAGATAATCCGATGACATTGAAATTCCAGATCTCTGCGCGCAAATTAAAAGCGGGCAATGCCGAGCATGTCAATGACTGGCCAAAGGCGTAA
- a CDS encoding 3-keto-disaccharide hydrolase: MKTRHFLIFAGLILANIPLSSQAQSSKWYNLFNGKDLQGWEQLNGQAKYEVVNGEIVGTTVANTPNSFLATQKKYTDFILELELKVDNTMNSGVQIRSESNKAYQSGRVHGYQVEVDPSERKFSGGIYDEARRGWLYPLDINPAGQQAFKNDQWNKYRIECIGNSIRTWINGVPAANLVDELTPTGFIALQVHAIGKDDQPGKQIHWRNIRIQTENLKPSKTDHIYVVNLVPNNLSPQEKAEGYSLLWDGKTNKGWKGAYKTTFPESGWLIKDGELSVQKSNGAESTNGGDIVTEKQYSAFELKFDFKLTEGANSGVKYFVTLTEGNKGSAIGPEYQILDDEKHPDAKLGKNGNRTLGSLYDLITSKKIPNAQRKIGEWNSGLIRVFPDNKIEYWLNGYKILEYVRGSAEFLALVADSKYKDWKNFGMAPKGHILLQDHGDQVFFRSIKLKQL; encoded by the coding sequence ATGAAAACAAGGCATTTTTTAATCTTCGCAGGCCTGATATTGGCAAACATTCCTTTAAGCTCACAGGCACAAAGTTCAAAATGGTATAATCTCTTCAACGGAAAAGATCTGCAGGGTTGGGAACAACTCAACGGGCAAGCTAAATATGAGGTTGTTAACGGAGAGATTGTAGGTACAACCGTTGCTAATACGCCCAACTCATTTCTGGCGACTCAAAAAAAATATACCGATTTCATATTGGAGTTAGAATTAAAAGTAGATAACACTATGAATTCCGGTGTACAAATCCGGAGTGAAAGCAATAAAGCTTATCAGTCTGGCAGAGTACATGGCTATCAGGTCGAAGTTGATCCTTCTGAACGCAAATTTTCCGGAGGTATTTATGATGAGGCGAGAAGAGGCTGGTTATATCCTCTGGATATTAATCCTGCAGGACAACAGGCATTTAAGAATGATCAATGGAACAAATATCGTATAGAATGTATTGGAAATTCTATCAGGACCTGGATTAATGGTGTACCAGCTGCCAATTTAGTGGATGAGCTTACGCCTACTGGCTTTATCGCCCTGCAAGTACATGCAATCGGTAAAGATGATCAGCCAGGCAAACAAATTCACTGGCGCAATATCCGTATACAAACAGAAAACCTCAAACCTTCAAAGACGGATCATATTTATGTTGTAAATCTGGTTCCAAACAACCTCTCTCCACAGGAAAAGGCAGAAGGTTACAGTTTACTTTGGGACGGTAAAACTAACAAAGGCTGGAAAGGAGCTTATAAAACAACATTTCCTGAAAGCGGATGGCTGATTAAAGACGGAGAATTGAGTGTCCAAAAGTCCAATGGTGCTGAATCTACCAATGGTGGTGATATAGTTACAGAAAAACAGTACAGTGCTTTTGAATTAAAATTCGATTTTAAGTTAACGGAGGGTGCAAACAGTGGTGTTAAATATTTTGTAACGCTTACCGAAGGAAATAAAGGATCTGCAATTGGTCCTGAATATCAGATTCTGGATGATGAAAAACATCCGGATGCAAAACTTGGGAAAAATGGTAACCGGACACTTGGCTCTTTATATGATCTGATTACGAGCAAAAAGATTCCTAATGCCCAAAGAAAAATTGGAGAATGGAACAGCGGTCTGATCAGGGTATTTCCGGATAACAAAATAGAATACTGGTTAAATGGTTATAAAATTCTGGAATATGTAAGAGGATCAGCAGAATTTCTGGCATTGGTTGCTGACAGTAAATATAAAGACTGGAAAAACTTTGGAATGGCTCCAAAAGGACATATTCTTTTACAGGATCATGGAGACCAGGTATTTTTCAGAAGTATCAAATTAAAACAACTATAA
- a CDS encoding Gfo/Idh/MocA family protein, with translation MLSSRRKFIKQSAIAVTGTYMGTMGLTAKSYGNIIGANDRVRVGVIGFSDRFANSLLPGFLNHYKELNFDIVAVSDLWNYRRGLGENLLKAKFGHHITPCRNNEELYGLKDIDAVIISTADFQHAIHAIEAIHAKCDVYCEKPFAETMSDARAALKAVKESKQIIQIGSQRRSGGNYKAAEQFIKSGKFGDITMVELSWNVNQPGRWRRPELVALLKQEDTDWKRFLINRPFEEWDPRKYLEYRLFWPYSSGMPGQWMSHQIDTVHWFTGLKHPRSVVANGGIYQWKDGRRNWDTTTAVFDYGPQNNLQNGFQVVFTSRMHNGDENPAEIYYSNGGELNLNTNTVSSKGGLKADAASAMHMKPNLLPELKLTDMVEKVSASANTGGDKLTSAHMRNWMECVRSRQETHAPVEAGYEHSIANIMTNAAARTGMKATFDEVTQEVMVDGKVFIY, from the coding sequence ATGTTATCATCAAGAAGAAAATTTATCAAACAATCTGCCATTGCAGTTACGGGAACTTATATGGGAACTATGGGCTTAACTGCTAAGAGTTATGGAAATATAATTGGAGCAAACGACCGGGTAAGAGTTGGGGTAATAGGCTTTTCTGACCGCTTTGCTAATTCATTGTTACCTGGTTTTCTAAATCATTACAAAGAGTTGAACTTTGATATTGTTGCAGTATCTGATTTGTGGAATTATCGCAGAGGATTAGGTGAGAACTTATTAAAAGCCAAATTTGGACATCATATTACTCCCTGTCGCAATAATGAAGAATTATATGGATTAAAAGATATTGATGCAGTAATTATAAGTACAGCAGATTTTCAGCATGCTATACATGCAATTGAAGCCATTCATGCCAAATGCGATGTTTATTGTGAAAAGCCTTTTGCAGAGACAATGTCCGATGCCCGGGCAGCATTAAAGGCGGTAAAAGAATCAAAACAAATTATACAGATAGGTTCTCAACGCAGAAGCGGAGGTAATTATAAAGCAGCTGAACAGTTTATTAAATCTGGCAAGTTCGGCGATATTACTATGGTAGAACTGAGCTGGAACGTTAACCAGCCGGGACGCTGGCGCAGACCTGAACTGGTCGCTTTGTTAAAACAGGAGGATACGGATTGGAAACGGTTTTTAATTAACCGTCCTTTTGAAGAGTGGGATCCACGTAAATATCTTGAGTATCGTTTGTTCTGGCCTTATTCTTCGGGGATGCCCGGACAATGGATGTCACACCAGATTGATACAGTACACTGGTTTACCGGATTAAAGCATCCCAGAAGTGTGGTAGCAAATGGCGGCATCTATCAATGGAAAGATGGCCGTAGAAATTGGGACACCACGACTGCTGTTTTTGATTATGGTCCGCAAAATAACCTGCAGAATGGCTTCCAGGTGGTTTTCACATCCAGAATGCATAATGGTGATGAAAATCCGGCAGAAATCTATTATTCGAATGGCGGAGAGTTAAATCTGAATACCAATACGGTTTCTTCCAAAGGTGGACTAAAGGCAGATGCTGCCAGCGCCATGCATATGAAACCAAATTTGTTACCTGAGTTGAAATTGACTGATATGGTAGAAAAAGTATCGGCATCGGCCAACACCGGTGGGGATAAACTGACTTCTGCACACATGAGGAACTGGATGGAATGTGTGAGGAGCCGTCAGGAAACACATGCTCCTGTGGAAGCAGGATACGAGCATTCTATAGCGAACATCATGACCAATGCAGCTGCAAGAACCGGAATGAAGGCTACTTTTGATGAAGTTACCCAGGAAGTTATGGTAGATGGTAAGGTGTTTATTTATTAA
- a CDS encoding MauE/DoxX family redox-associated membrane protein has product MGLSILIYIITGCLIMLWTYASVSKLFDLTKFRAGLKNQVFPKWIGEILTWGLPVLELGIIYLLVFDETRLLGMYLSFGLMTIFSLYIAGAVFRVYDRYPCPCGGLFRRIGWYRHLKINLLFTLIALAGIVLMELTKN; this is encoded by the coding sequence ATGGGACTTTCAATCTTGATCTATATTATAACCGGATGTTTGATCATGTTATGGACTTATGCTTCGGTGTCTAAATTATTTGATCTAACAAAATTCAGGGCCGGATTAAAAAACCAGGTATTTCCAAAATGGATTGGAGAGATACTAACCTGGGGATTACCTGTTTTGGAATTGGGAATCATCTATCTGTTGGTTTTTGATGAAACCAGGTTACTGGGAATGTATTTATCCTTTGGCCTGATGACGATATTCTCACTTTATATCGCGGGTGCTGTATTTCGGGTTTATGATCGTTATCCATGTCCATGTGGTGGATTATTTAGGCGGATTGGCTGGTATAGACATCTTAAAATTAACCTGCTTTTTACTCTGATTGCTTTGGCAGGGATTGTCTTAATGGAACTGACTAAAAACTGA
- a CDS encoding LamG-like jellyroll fold domain-containing protein — MKRLSFFGMVILTSSLFLYACKKEQKNSAVNSNSSATQVSATTSLLGTPFTTAYVEVNSNDFSNPGCYTYGAPAKQLFGVSVIFAANINSTNGVPTLSFNPQVQEVLSSGKVAYLQSLGIKVVLDVLGNHQNAGWGCFTTYADADAFAVQCANAVQQYGLDGIDIDDEYSTCTANDGSLVLAAAALRARLGASKLITMAAFGQANYFSSTYNGQKLGDILDYVFEQTYFSTNYAGRLQPYIDAGVPKSKLGLGTDLSNNDQAAVATYVKNNGLASAMVYNVANNSQTKLSSISTVLYTSPTDVKANCIDGGGSTAANQSLSFDGGSKYLNTNSFNLAGTGLSFEGWIKPTAFKSAFPNISTVMGIEVSDANVALLRLGDANLANNKLQFVLNTGGATPKKLNSATALSANTWYHVAATYDGATMKIYINGVLDASLTATGTIAANGTLQISRSWDANRGFAGQFDELRVWKTALSQTQIQANTCGVSPTSASLEAYWKLNEGSGTTTADATGHGHTASLVNMAGTDWKTNVPCP, encoded by the coding sequence ATGAAAAGACTATCCTTTTTTGGAATGGTTATTCTGACCTCATCCCTATTTCTTTATGCCTGTAAAAAGGAGCAGAAGAATAGCGCAGTAAACAGTAATTCTTCTGCAACTCAGGTCTCAGCTACAACAAGTTTGCTGGGGACTCCTTTTACTACAGCTTATGTAGAAGTAAACAGTAATGATTTCTCTAATCCGGGATGTTATACTTATGGTGCTCCTGCAAAGCAACTATTTGGTGTTTCTGTTATTTTCGCGGCTAACATCAATTCGACAAATGGTGTACCTACCTTATCCTTCAATCCGCAGGTGCAGGAAGTATTATCTTCTGGTAAAGTTGCCTATCTGCAATCATTAGGGATAAAAGTAGTTTTAGACGTATTAGGTAACCATCAGAATGCTGGCTGGGGTTGTTTTACAACTTATGCAGACGCAGATGCATTTGCTGTTCAATGTGCCAATGCGGTGCAGCAATATGGTCTGGATGGAATAGATATTGATGATGAATATTCTACCTGTACAGCTAATGATGGTTCATTGGTTTTGGCAGCAGCAGCGTTGAGAGCAAGACTGGGTGCTTCTAAATTAATTACAATGGCTGCTTTTGGTCAGGCTAATTATTTTTCATCAACTTATAATGGACAGAAACTTGGAGATATCCTGGACTATGTTTTTGAACAGACTTATTTCTCTACAAATTATGCAGGCAGATTACAGCCATATATTGATGCTGGTGTACCCAAAAGTAAATTAGGTCTTGGAACTGATTTAAGTAACAATGATCAGGCTGCAGTGGCTACTTATGTGAAAAATAATGGCCTTGCCAGTGCGATGGTTTATAACGTAGCCAATAACTCTCAGACTAAGCTTTCTTCGATATCAACTGTGTTGTATACTTCTCCAACAGATGTGAAGGCAAACTGTATTGACGGGGGAGGTTCAACTGCTGCTAATCAGTCTTTAAGTTTTGATGGTGGTTCTAAATATCTGAATACGAATTCTTTTAATCTTGCCGGAACGGGTTTGTCTTTTGAGGGTTGGATAAAACCAACAGCTTTTAAAAGTGCCTTTCCAAATATTTCTACTGTAATGGGAATTGAGGTTAGTGATGCGAATGTTGCCCTGTTAAGATTAGGGGATGCTAATTTGGCCAATAACAAATTACAGTTTGTTTTAAATACTGGTGGTGCAACTCCCAAAAAATTAAACTCAGCGACTGCATTAAGTGCAAATACCTGGTATCATGTTGCCGCTACCTATGATGGGGCAACAATGAAGATTTATATTAATGGAGTTTTAGATGCGAGTTTAACTGCAACCGGAACGATAGCAGCGAACGGAACTTTGCAAATTTCCAGAAGCTGGGATGCAAATCGTGGTTTTGCCGGGCAGTTTGATGAGTTAAGAGTTTGGAAAACTGCGCTTTCACAAACGCAGATACAAGCAAATACTTGTGGTGTAAGTCCAACCAGTGCGAGTCTGGAAGCTTACTGGAAACTTAATGAAGGTAGTGGGACTACGACAGCTGATGCTACGGGGCACGGGCATACTGCCAGTTTAGTAAATATGGCTGGTACGGATTGGAAGACAAACGTACCCTGCCCATAA
- a CDS encoding phosphatase PAP2 family protein translates to MLNFYHTGWLDVFFSYYTVMGDGAMCVVIIIIMFFFKRRNLALILLVAYLSSGIFVQILKRFINNPRPCLYFDQISFKYSYFVNGVHNMHSGSFPSGHTTSAFAMTIVLAIYFRQKWMGLLFLLLAVLAGYSRIYLAQHFLEDVVAGALIGSVFGLGSVYLISQSPNWKTSINTRLNSVLK, encoded by the coding sequence TTGCTTAATTTTTACCATACCGGATGGCTTGATGTGTTTTTTTCTTATTACACAGTGATGGGAGACGGGGCAATGTGTGTTGTGATCATTATTATTATGTTTTTCTTTAAAAGGCGAAACCTTGCATTGATTTTACTGGTAGCCTATCTTAGCTCGGGTATTTTTGTTCAGATCTTAAAAAGATTTATTAATAACCCCAGGCCCTGTCTTTATTTTGATCAGATATCTTTTAAATATTCATATTTTGTTAATGGTGTGCACAATATGCATTCGGGGTCTTTTCCTTCGGGGCATACAACTTCTGCGTTTGCGATGACCATTGTTCTGGCTATTTATTTCAGACAAAAGTGGATGGGTTTGTTATTCTTGTTATTAGCGGTTTTAGCAGGATACTCCAGGATATATCTGGCTCAGCATTTTTTAGAAGATGTAGTTGCCGGTGCACTGATAGGCTCTGTGTTTGGATTGGGAAGTGTTTATTTGATCAGCCAGTCACCGAACTGGAAAACAAGTATAAATACACGTTTAAATAGCGTGCTAAAATAA